In Chrysiogenia bacterium, the genomic stretch AGTAGTCGGTCCCCACCTCGAAACCGGTCGCAAAGATCAGACAGTCGAGCTCGTATTCCTTGCCGTTCGCCACGACGCCTTCTTCGGTGATGCGCTCGACCCCCTTGCCATCGGTGTCCACGAGTTCCACATTCGGTCGGTTGAAGGTATCGAGATACTCATCGTGGAAGCATGGGCGCTTGCAGAACTGGCGATACCAGGGTTTGAGCGCATCAGCAGTTTTGGGATCCTGAACTACATGCTCAACCCTGGAGCGAATCTGGTTCATTTTCTGAAAATCTGCAATTTCGAATTTGCTCTCAAGGCTCGCTTTCCTCAGAGCGCCAGCGTTTCGGCTCTTCATCATCTTCATCAAATTGCCGACAATCTCTGTCCACCCGTCGTGAACCAAATCCTCGGTAACCATTGCGCCCGAGGTCAGCGCAGTGAAGTTCCGGATCCGCTCCTTCTGCCAGCCGGGCTTGAGGCTGCTCGCCCACTCGGGGTCGGTCGGCCGATCGTCGCGAACGTCGATGGAAGAGGGCGTCCGCTGGAACACGTACAGTTGCTTTGCCGCAGCTCCAAGATGAGGCACGCATTGAACAGCCGTTGCACCAGTGCCGATGATGCCAACCTGCTTGTCGGAAAGCTTTTCAAGGTTCCCCTCTGAACTGCCCCCCGTATAGGCGTAATCCCAGCGGCTCGTATGGAAGGTGTGGCCTTTAAAAGCGTCGATACCAGGAATCCCAGGAAGTTTCGGGCGGTTGAGCGGCCCGTTGGCCATGCAAACAAAGCGCGCCTTCATGCGGTCCCCGCGATTTGTAGAAACCAGCCACTTGCGCTCCTCATCATCCCATTCAACCCCAGTGACCTCGGTCTGAAAGCAGGCGTTTGCGTACAGATCGAACTTCTCACCGATCAGTTTGCTGTGCGCAAGGATTTCCGGTGCCCGGGCATACTTGCGACTCGGCATGGTTCCGAGTTCTTCCAGGAGCGGCAGATAGATGTAGGACTCCACATCACAGGCGGCACCGGGATAGCGGTTCCAATACCAAGTGCCTCCAAAATCGCCGCCCTTTTCAACGATTCGGACGCCCTTGACACCAGCCTCGCGCAATCGGGCGCCAAGGATAAGACCACCGAATCCACCGCCGATTACAATTACGTCGACTTCGTCCGTTAGCGGTTCACGTTCGATGATCTGCTCAACATAGGGATCATCGACGTACTTCGAAAAATCTCCTGTGACCTCGACATACTGCTCGTTTCCGTCCTCACGCAGGCGCTTGTCGCGCTCCTGGCGGTACTTCTCGCGCAGCGTGTCTGGATCGAAGCCCAGGACATCTACCAGTTCTTCCTTCATCGAATCCGACATATTACTCACTTCTCAATTCAGGCACGATTGGCTCGCAGCCCCCTACCCTGACACCCACAAACTGCGTCATATCTGTGCCCGCATCATAGGCCGCGTGCCACTTGTTCGCCCAGCGCGGCAATGCGGCCCTCTTCGGGTTGT encodes the following:
- a CDS encoding NAD(P)/FAD-dependent oxidoreductase; this encodes MSDSMKEELVDVLGFDPDTLREKYRQERDKRLREDGNEQYVEVTGDFSKYVDDPYVEQIIEREPLTDEVDVIVIGGGFGGLILGARLREAGVKGVRIVEKGGDFGGTWYWNRYPGAACDVESYIYLPLLEELGTMPSRKYARAPEILAHSKLIGEKFDLYANACFQTEVTGVEWDDEERKWLVSTNRGDRMKARFVCMANGPLNRPKLPGIPGIDAFKGHTFHTSRWDYAYTGGSSEGNLEKLSDKQVGIIGTGATAVQCVPHLGAAAKQLYVFQRTPSSIDVRDDRPTDPEWASSLKPGWQKERIRNFTALTSGAMVTEDLVHDGWTEIVGNLMKMMKSRNAGALRKASLESKFEIADFQKMNQIRSRVEHVVQDPKTADALKPWYRQFCKRPCFHDEYLDTFNRPNVELVDTDGKGVERITEEGVVANGKEYELDCLIFATGFEVGTDY